In Streptomyces nodosus, one DNA window encodes the following:
- a CDS encoding damage-control phosphatase ARMT1 family protein encodes MPDAPVIVADVPGSFAHGVLAARHPALIRAVREAFPYGPAQLRALDALLTAATEGVIAPLGTEDDERWAAWGARDQVGRSWFEAPFLWSESYFYRVLLEAVGYFGPGAWQGVDPFRPFKLAELDSPETDEELAALDRLPEQPLDEQARALLHGSLWGNRADLGFRLSATGSPTAAGRLVADDGEAFWSLLPADTLCLVADNAGRELIPDLLLTDHLLHHGRVRRAVLQVKTHPYYISDATTADVVDAVRRLVGAQGAAAGAGERLWTAMTEGRLQIRAHPFSCAPLPYAEMPDELRAEFAAADLTIFKGDLNYRRLVGDRLYPPTTPFAEVTAYFPGPVAALRTLKSDVIVGLDASMEAALDAAEGRRWRTSGAHALIQVRA; translated from the coding sequence ATGCCTGACGCTCCCGTGATCGTCGCCGATGTGCCGGGCTCCTTCGCCCACGGTGTGCTCGCCGCGCGCCATCCCGCGCTGATCCGCGCCGTCCGGGAGGCCTTCCCGTACGGACCCGCACAACTGCGGGCGCTCGACGCACTGCTGACCGCGGCCACCGAGGGCGTCATCGCACCGCTCGGCACCGAGGACGACGAGCGATGGGCGGCCTGGGGCGCCCGGGACCAGGTCGGCCGGTCCTGGTTCGAGGCGCCCTTCCTCTGGTCCGAGAGCTACTTCTACCGCGTCCTCCTCGAGGCCGTCGGCTATTTCGGCCCCGGCGCCTGGCAGGGCGTCGACCCCTTCCGCCCCTTCAAACTCGCCGAACTCGACTCCCCGGAGACCGACGAGGAACTGGCCGCGCTCGACCGTCTCCCCGAGCAGCCCCTGGACGAACAGGCACGGGCACTGCTGCACGGCTCGCTCTGGGGCAACCGCGCGGACCTGGGCTTCCGGCTCTCCGCCACCGGCTCCCCGACGGCGGCCGGGCGGCTGGTCGCCGACGACGGCGAGGCGTTCTGGTCGCTGCTGCCCGCCGACACGCTCTGCCTGGTCGCCGACAACGCGGGCCGCGAGCTGATCCCGGACCTGCTGCTGACGGACCATCTGCTCCACCACGGGCGGGTGCGGCGGGCCGTGCTCCAGGTGAAGACGCACCCCTACTACATCTCCGACGCCACCACCGCCGACGTCGTGGACGCGGTACGCCGGCTCGTCGGTGCCCAGGGCGCGGCGGCCGGGGCCGGGGAGCGCCTGTGGACGGCGATGACCGAGGGCCGCCTCCAGATCCGGGCGCACCCCTTCTCCTGCGCCCCGCTGCCCTATGCGGAGATGCCGGACGAACTGCGCGCGGAGTTCGCCGCGGCGGATCTGACCATCTTCAAGGGGGACCTCAACTACCGTCGCCTGGTGGGCGACCGGCTGTACCCGCCGACCACGCCCTTCGCGGAGGTCACGGCCTACTTCCCCGGCCCGGTCGCGGCGCTGCGCACCCTGAAGTCCGATGTGATCGTCGGCCTGGACGCGTCCATGGAGGCGGCCCTGGACGCCGCCGAGGGCCGGCGGTGGCGAACCAGCGGGGCGCATGCGCTGATCCAGGTCAGGGCCTGA
- the cyc2 gene encoding germacradienol/geosmin synthase Cyc2 codes for MTQPFELPHFYMPYPARLNPHVDEARAHSTHWAREMGMLEGSGIWEQSDLDAHDYGLLCAYTHPDCDGPALSLVTDWYVWVFFFDDHFLETFKRTQDRQGGKAYLDRLPLFMPLDLSTPVPEPENPVEAGLADLWARTVPSMSRHWRERFALATEHLLNESLWELSNIDEGRVANPVEYIEMRRKVGGAPWSAGLVEFATAEVPAPVATSRPLRVLMETFSDAVHLRNDLFSYQREVEEEGELSNGVLVLETFFGCGTQQAAEIVNDILTSRLHQFEHTALTEVPALALENGLTPEQVAAVAAYTRGLQDWQSGGHEWHLRSSRYMNQGARTARRPFALSGPGTSAADVRGLLADADAEALGSSPFGQWGRLRPYTHVPFQQVGPSLLPEFHMPYTVELSPHLDGARRRLVPWMHRTGMLSEGVWDEDKLAAYDLPLCAAGLDPDAGPEALDLSSRWLAWGTYGDDYYPLVFGNRRDLAAAKLCTERLSSCMPLDGAEPPLPVNGLERGLTDLWTRTTAEMDPEQRRALRAAVDTMTESWLWELSNQLQHRIPDPVDYLEMRRATFGADLTKNLCRRGHGPQVPPEVYRSGTLRALENAAIDYAMLINDVFSYQKEIQYEGEIHNALLVVQNFFGCDYPTALRVVNDLMTQRMRQFQHVAARELPVLYDDFALSEEVRGILDGYVVELQNYMSGILNWHRGCHRYGAADLARRVHGFVPDGLVPGPVPAGVGRPQPAPH; via the coding sequence ATGACGCAGCCGTTCGAACTCCCGCACTTCTACATGCCGTATCCCGCGCGGCTGAACCCGCATGTCGACGAGGCGCGCGCCCACTCGACGCACTGGGCGCGCGAGATGGGCATGCTGGAGGGCTCCGGGATCTGGGAACAGTCCGACCTCGACGCGCACGACTACGGGCTGCTCTGCGCGTACACGCACCCGGACTGTGACGGCCCGGCCCTCTCCCTGGTCACCGACTGGTACGTGTGGGTGTTCTTCTTCGACGACCACTTCCTGGAGACCTTCAAACGCACCCAGGACCGCCAGGGCGGCAAGGCCTATCTGGACCGGCTGCCGCTGTTCATGCCGCTGGACCTCTCGACCCCCGTGCCCGAGCCGGAGAACCCCGTCGAGGCCGGGCTCGCCGATCTGTGGGCGCGCACCGTGCCGTCGATGTCCCGGCACTGGCGCGAGCGGTTCGCGCTGGCCACCGAGCATCTGCTCAACGAGTCGCTGTGGGAGCTGTCCAACATCGACGAGGGCCGGGTCGCCAACCCCGTCGAGTACATCGAGATGCGCCGCAAGGTGGGCGGCGCCCCCTGGTCCGCGGGACTCGTCGAGTTCGCGACCGCCGAAGTGCCCGCCCCGGTGGCGACGTCACGGCCGCTGCGCGTGCTGATGGAGACCTTCTCCGACGCCGTCCATCTGCGCAACGACCTCTTCTCGTACCAGCGTGAGGTCGAGGAGGAGGGCGAACTCAGCAACGGCGTCCTCGTCCTTGAGACCTTCTTCGGCTGCGGCACCCAGCAGGCCGCCGAGATCGTCAATGACATCCTCACCTCGCGGCTGCACCAGTTCGAGCACACCGCGCTGACCGAGGTGCCCGCGCTCGCCCTGGAGAACGGCCTCACCCCTGAGCAGGTCGCCGCCGTCGCCGCCTATACCCGGGGCCTCCAGGACTGGCAGTCCGGAGGCCATGAGTGGCACCTGAGGTCCAGCCGCTACATGAACCAGGGCGCCCGCACCGCGCGGCGGCCCTTCGCGCTCTCCGGCCCCGGCACCTCGGCCGCCGATGTGCGCGGACTGCTCGCCGACGCGGACGCCGAGGCCCTGGGTTCCTCGCCCTTCGGGCAGTGGGGGAGACTGCGCCCCTACACCCATGTGCCCTTCCAGCAGGTGGGCCCCTCGCTGCTCCCTGAGTTCCACATGCCCTACACGGTGGAGCTCAGCCCCCATCTGGACGGCGCCCGCCGCCGGCTGGTGCCCTGGATGCACCGGACGGGGATGCTCAGCGAGGGCGTCTGGGACGAGGACAAGCTGGCGGCGTACGACCTCCCGCTGTGCGCGGCGGGCCTGGACCCGGACGCCGGCCCCGAGGCACTGGACCTCAGCTCCCGGTGGCTGGCCTGGGGCACCTACGGGGACGACTACTACCCGCTGGTCTTCGGCAACCGGCGCGACCTCGCGGCGGCCAAGCTGTGCACCGAGCGGCTGTCCTCGTGCATGCCCCTCGACGGCGCGGAACCACCCCTCCCCGTCAACGGTCTGGAACGCGGTCTGACCGACCTGTGGACCCGCACCACGGCGGAGATGGACCCGGAGCAACGGCGCGCCCTGCGCGCGGCCGTGGACACCATGACCGAGAGCTGGCTGTGGGAGCTGTCCAACCAGCTCCAGCACCGCATCCCCGACCCGGTCGACTATCTGGAGATGCGCCGCGCCACCTTCGGCGCCGACCTCACCAAGAACCTCTGCCGCAGGGGCCACGGCCCCCAGGTCCCGCCGGAGGTGTACCGCAGCGGCACCCTGCGGGCCCTGGAGAACGCGGCCATCGACTACGCCATGCTGATCAACGACGTGTTCTCGTACCAGAAGGAGATCCAGTACGAGGGCGAGATCCACAACGCGCTCCTCGTCGTGCAGAACTTCTTCGGCTGCGACTACCCGACGGCCCTGCGTGTGGTGAACGATCTGATGACCCAGCGCATGCGGCAGTTCCAGCATGTGGCCGCCCGTGAACTGCCCGTCCTCTACGACGACTTCGCGCTCTCCGAGGAGGTCAGGGGCATCCTGGACGGCTATGTCGTGGAGCTGCAGAACTATATGTCCGGCATCCTGAACTGGCATCGCGGCTGCCACCGCTACGGCGCCGCCGATCTGGCCCGCCGGGTCCATGGCTTCGTGCCCGACGGCCTGGTGCCGGGACCGGTCCCGGCCGGCGTCGGGCGACCGCAGCCGGCACCGCACTGA
- a CDS encoding aminopeptidase P family protein: MTGTPEQAETGTPTPFTAEDYAARMRRAAESAAGAGLAGLLIAPGPDLVWLTGYRPVETERLTLLVLRAGHDPVLVVPTLEAPDAAKAAGGPALTLRDWTDGTDPYGSAADLLGPAGRYGISDNAWALHLLGLRERRPDLDQVALTRALPMLRAVKDAAELGRMAAAGAAADAAYQEIRKVPFAGRREREVAADLDALLRRHGHEQVDFTIVASGPNGANPHHEAGERVIERGDMVVLDFGGLKHGYGSDTSRTVHVGEPTDEERRVHDLVRAAQEAGFAAVAPGAACQDVDRAARAVIADAGYGEHFIHRTGHGIGVTTHEPPYMIEGEEQPLVPGMCFSVEPGIYLPGRFGVRIEDIVTVTEDGGRRLNNTPREMATVD, encoded by the coding sequence ATGACCGGCACGCCCGAGCAGGCCGAGACAGGCACGCCCACGCCCTTCACCGCCGAGGACTACGCGGCCCGGATGCGGCGCGCCGCGGAGTCCGCCGCCGGGGCCGGGCTCGCCGGACTGCTGATCGCGCCGGGGCCCGATCTGGTGTGGCTGACGGGATACCGGCCGGTGGAGACCGAGCGCCTCACGCTGCTGGTGCTGCGGGCCGGACACGACCCCGTCCTCGTCGTGCCCACCCTGGAGGCGCCCGACGCCGCGAAGGCGGCCGGCGGCCCCGCGCTGACGCTGCGCGACTGGACCGACGGCACGGACCCCTACGGCTCCGCCGCCGACCTCCTCGGGCCGGCCGGCCGCTACGGCATCAGTGACAACGCCTGGGCCCTGCACCTGCTCGGCCTGCGCGAACGCCGCCCGGACCTCGACCAGGTCGCGCTCACCCGGGCCCTTCCGATGCTGCGGGCCGTCAAGGACGCGGCGGAACTTGGCCGGATGGCCGCCGCGGGCGCGGCCGCGGACGCGGCGTACCAGGAGATCCGGAAGGTTCCCTTCGCCGGCCGCCGGGAGCGCGAGGTGGCCGCGGACCTCGACGCGTTGCTGCGGCGGCACGGGCACGAGCAGGTGGACTTCACCATCGTGGCCTCCGGGCCCAACGGCGCCAATCCGCACCATGAGGCCGGTGAGCGGGTCATCGAGCGCGGCGACATGGTGGTCCTCGACTTCGGCGGCCTCAAGCACGGCTACGGCTCCGACACCTCCCGCACCGTCCATGTCGGCGAGCCGACCGACGAGGAGCGCCGGGTGCACGATCTGGTCCGCGCGGCCCAGGAGGCGGGCTTCGCGGCGGTCGCCCCGGGCGCGGCCTGCCAGGACGTGGACCGGGCGGCCCGCGCGGTCATCGCCGACGCCGGGTACGGGGAGCACTTCATCCACCGCACCGGGCACGGCATCGGCGTCACCACACATGAACCGCCGTACATGATCGAGGGCGAGGAGCAGCCGCTCGTCCCCGGTATGTGCTTCTCCGTGGAGCCCGGCATCTATCTGCCGGGCCGCTTCGGGGTCCGTATCGAGGACATCGTGACGGTGACCGAGGACGGCGGACGCCGCCTCAACAACACACCCCGTGAGATGGCGACGGTGGACTGA
- a CDS encoding aminoglycoside phosphotransferase family protein, whose protein sequence is MTQASTPNAEAVRRLVRSLLHGEEPGEGPEVTPVAAGPGHSIWWVGARHVLRLATDRDSSARRRRELRLRALVRPRMRIAVPTSIAHGEWAPGLAYTLDTRLPGATGEGAGVSAVGETDLAELLTGLREVPVRQVEPLGVPRVPPRSLEKLRTAAAAAAGRLAEADEFDPAGVARLTVTGARQLTAQTGAPVLVHHGLADDHLVVSGDGRVRGVLGWDDAVIGDPAEDIAGLALAVGAPAAVRSATLAGYGARPCLRGLWLARCDALLRLAAGTRGHDRTPLPTLRTRTRHAWEPILLERVTALPGAETP, encoded by the coding sequence ATGACCCAGGCATCGACACCGAACGCGGAGGCCGTACGCCGGCTGGTCCGCTCCCTGCTCCACGGCGAGGAGCCGGGCGAGGGGCCGGAGGTGACGCCGGTCGCGGCGGGGCCCGGCCACTCCATCTGGTGGGTCGGCGCCCGGCATGTGCTGCGGCTGGCGACCGACCGGGACTCCTCCGCGCGCCGGCGCCGGGAACTGCGGCTGCGCGCCCTGGTGCGGCCCCGGATGAGGATCGCCGTCCCGACGAGCATCGCCCACGGGGAGTGGGCCCCCGGCCTCGCCTACACCCTCGACACCCGGCTGCCCGGAGCCACCGGTGAGGGCGCCGGCGTGTCGGCGGTGGGGGAGACGGACCTCGCGGAACTGCTCACCGGACTGCGCGAGGTGCCCGTGCGCCAGGTCGAGCCGCTCGGCGTCCCCCGGGTGCCACCGCGCTCCCTGGAGAAGCTGCGGACGGCCGCCGCAGCCGCCGCCGGGCGGCTCGCCGAGGCCGACGAGTTCGACCCCGCCGGGGTCGCCCGGCTCACGGTGACCGGCGCCCGTCAGCTCACCGCCCAGACCGGCGCCCCGGTCCTGGTGCATCACGGACTCGCGGACGACCACCTGGTGGTGAGCGGCGACGGGCGGGTGCGCGGAGTGCTCGGCTGGGACGACGCGGTCATCGGCGACCCGGCCGAGGACATCGCCGGACTCGCCCTCGCCGTGGGCGCCCCCGCCGCGGTGCGCTCCGCCACCCTCGCCGGCTACGGCGCCCGCCCGTGCCTGCGCGGCCTGTGGCTGGCCCGCTGCGACGCGCTGCTCCGCCTCGCCGCCGGAACCCGGGGCCACGACCGCACCCCCCTGCCGACCCTGCGCACCCGGACCCGCCACGCCTGGGAACCGATCCTCCTGGAACGCGTCACCGCCCTACCGGGCGCCGAGACGCCGTAG